The genomic region GGGCCGGACACTCCGCGCGGATCTCCAGGATCTTGGCGAGCTGCACCGCGGACGAGACGAGGATCGCCACTGCGCCCGAGTCGTTCAGGATGTAGCGGATCTGCGGCGCGGGCAGCGTCGGATAGCAGGGCACGTCGGTCGCGCCGATGCACAGCGCGGCGAAGTCCGCGATCGCCCACTCGGGACGGTTCTCGGACAGGATCGCGACCCGGTCGCCTCGGTGTACGCCGAGGCGCTTCAGCGCGAGGCCGAGGTGCCGCACGCGCTTCTCCAGCTCGGCGTGGGTCATGTCGTTCCAGCGCCCGCCGGCCTTGTAGCGGAGCGCCGCCGGCTTGGAGCCGAAGCGCGCGATCGTGTCGAAGAAGAGCTGAGTCAGGGTGCCGGGCTGCGTCGGTGTGGGCACGGGGCCTCCGGGAGAAGCGTAAGGGTTTAAGAGGGAAAGGCGTTGAGGGTCGTAAGGGACGCCGCGCTCAACGTCTTCTTTTTCTTACCTCCTAACAATCTGCGCTCCGAACCATCAGGCCGTAAGACCCTACGGTTTGACCGTGATGCGGAGGGGGCTGGACTGGAGCGAGCCCGAAGCGGCCACGATCCGTGCCGGCCCGGGAAACAGCCCGATCACGGACCTGCCGGTGCCGTCGATGCGGGTTAGCGTGTCGAGGGACGTCAGCGCGATGGGGGCGCCCGGGATGGAATCGCCGGACCGGTTGAGCACCCGCACGGGGACGAACACCGTGCTGTCGACGGCGACAGTGTCGGGGGCGCCGACGAACTCGATGGCGACGGGCTGGCTGCTGCTTTCGGTGAAACCCTTGCAGGAGTACCCGACGATCACGAGCGCCAACGCCACGGCGACCGTGGCGTAGCGGTGCGTCAGGCGCCCTCCATCCCGGCGGTCGCCTGGGGAGGGGCGTCCACCTCCATCTCCCTTAGCGCATGCTCGGCGTGCTCTATCCACTTCTGCGCCTCGGTGCCGCGCGGCGGGTTGCCGAGGAAGGCCCGAAGGTGCCTCGCCGCGCCATCGGGCTCGCCCTTGCGCATCAACAGGAAACCCAGCCCGTAGTGCGCCCCCGCGAGCTGCGGATCGGCGTCCAGCGCCTTCCGGTAGTGGCGCACGGCGTCTTCCAGCTTGCCGATCCGGCTGAAGGCGATCGCCAGGTTCTGGAGTATCCGCGGTTCGTTGGGGTGATCGCGGAGCGCGAGGCGGTAGCTGGTGATGGCGGCGTCGAAGTCGCCCTGCCGCTCCAGCGCCATGGCCTCGTTGAGGTAGTCCAGGCGCTGCGGCTTGATCGGCCCGCGCTCGGCGGGCTCGCTACCGAAGATTCGCCGGAAGAGACCCATGGATTGCCAAAGTAATAATGAGCCAACCGCTTGGCAATAGAGAACCTACGTCTGTTGCGCTCCTGCGACGGCGTTGCGGCGCGGAGGGTGTAGGGTGTAGGGTGTAGGGGGTAGGGGGTGTCGGACCGTTCGCGTTTGCCACACCCCGGACGCTAAACCCTCCACTCCGTTGGTTATCTATGGCTCGCGCGCCCAAGCCCATTCAGCCCAAGAGCGTGCTCGAAGTCGACTGGCCCTTCTTCGGCGAGCTGTGCCGGGGACTCGCGCTCAAGGTGTGGCACGACTACCAGCCCGATCTCGTGGTCGGAATCGCGCGGGCGGGCGTCATCCCGGGCGCAGTCGTAGCCAGCATCCTTCGGGTGGACTTCGCGTCCGTGACGCTGCGGCGCTCACAGGAGGGGGAAGCGCCGTCGCTCATCTCGCGCCCGACGCTGAGCCCCAAGGGACGGCGCGTGCTGCTCGTGGACGGCACCTGCGAGAGCGGCGACACCATCCGGCTCGCTCTGTCCGTGATGAAGGAAGAAGGCGCCAAACTGGTGAAGACCGCCGTCGCCTTCCGCACGGGGGACTTCAAGACGGACTTCGCCGGGATGACCACGGCGAACGTGATCATCCTGCCCTGGGACCGGGAAGTGATAGAGGAAGGCGAGATCGTGATGCGGCCGGACTATGAGGTGGCGCTTCGCGCCGCCGGACGGATCAAGTGACTCACAACGGCAACGTTCGAGACCGGCTGACCGAGGCGCTGAAGCGGTCGAAGGCCGATTACGCCGAGGTGCGGTGGGAGCGCTCGCGCGCGAGCCGCGTCGTCTTTCGCGGCAAGCGGCTCGAGCTCGCCGGAGAGAACGTGGACGCCGGCGGCAATGTGCGGGTGTTGTTCGAAGGCTTCGGCTGGGGCGTCGCTTCGTTCACGACCCTGGACGCGCTGCCGAAGATGCTCGGGATGGCCGAGGAGATGTCGCGCGCCATCCAGCTCGAGCAGCCGGTCCGCCTCGCGGATAGCGCGCCGCGCGCGGACGAGGTGACACCAGCCATCGATGGTGACCCGTTCACGGTCTCCCTCACGGAAAAGCGGCGCTACCTCGAGCACCTCAACGGCCTCATGCTGGCGGCCTCGGACAAGATCGCGGATACCTCGGCCT from Gemmatimonadales bacterium harbors:
- a CDS encoding tetratricopeptide repeat protein; the encoded protein is MGLFRRIFGSEPAERGPIKPQRLDYLNEAMALERQGDFDAAITSYRLALRDHPNEPRILQNLAIAFSRIGKLEDAVRHYRKALDADPQLAGAHYGLGFLLMRKGEPDGAARHLRAFLGNPPRGTEAQKWIEHAEHALREMEVDAPPQATAGMEGA
- a CDS encoding phosphoribosyltransferase family protein, with protein sequence MARAPKPIQPKSVLEVDWPFFGELCRGLALKVWHDYQPDLVVGIARAGVIPGAVVASILRVDFASVTLRRSQEGEAPSLISRPTLSPKGRRVLLVDGTCESGDTIRLALSVMKEEGAKLVKTAVAFRTGDFKTDFAGMTTANVIILPWDREVIEEGEIVMRPDYEVALRAAGRIK